Part of the Mycolicibacterium mengxianglii genome is shown below.
ACGAGCAGCTGGTCGCGAAGGTGTACTGCGCACTGAAGTCCGCTTCGGACTGCCGCGCCGCGATACTGGTGCCGGCCTTCTGGGATGCGTAGGTGACCACCGTGTAGCGCCCACTCCACGGTTGACCCGCGGCGTGCGCGGTACCCAGCGCGGCGCACATGGCGAAGAGCATGCCCGTGACCGTTGCGGCAACGCACGCAGACGCACGCAGACGACGGACGGCCATGTTCTTCCTTTGTGAGGTTCGGTTGTCGAAACACCACGGTAGCTGGGTCGGCCGACAGGACCGGCATTCGAGTCGTCGGCGTACTCAGTTGTTATGGAGTCGATGCCGGACGTTGCTGCCAGTGTTGTCATAATCGCGCCGCGCCCAAGGCCGTCGCGCCGCGGCCCCACGACTCCGAAGTCCCAGCAAGCCCTTTCTCGTCGGCATCCTCGGGGCGAAAGCCGATCTGCCGGTGGCGATTCCGGTTTCGACGCGGCCCTCAGGCCTGGTCGGTCCGTTCGTGCAACAGCAGCAGTGTCCACGCGGCAATGGACTGGGCGTCGGTGATCTCGCCGGACCGCATCATCGTCTCGATCTGCTCGCGGCTGAACCAGGCGCTGCGGAGATCCTGCTCTTCGGGTTCGAGCTCCGGTTCACCTTCGGTGAGGCCGGTTGCCAGAAAGACGCGCCCGCGCTGACTGCTCATGCCCGGAGCCACATCGAGCATGCCGAGGGCGGTCCAGGTGGTGGCGGTGAGTCCGGTCTCTTCGCGCAGTTCTCTGGCCGCCAACTCCGCCGGTTCCGTCTCCGCCATGCCGGGGGCGGTGCCCTGTGGGAACTCCCAGCGTCGCAGGCCGAGTGGGTACCGGAACTGTTCGACCAGGCAGTACAGATCTGCGGTGGGTCCACCGCCGCACGCGATCACCAGCGCATACGTCGGTTTGTCCACCACCCCGTAGATACCGGGTGTGCCGTCGGGGCGGCGAATGGCGTCTTCCCGCAATGTCATCCACGGGTTCCGGTACACCTCACGTGACCCGGTGCGCCGGATGTGATCCATCGGCACATTATCGCCGGGTAGCGTCATCGGCGTGCTGTTGGCCTCCCTGAACCCTGCGACCGTCGCCGCGGGCGCCGATATCCCCAACGCCGTCTCTGTCGGCGGTACCACGCTCAGTCGAAGTGATCTGCTCGGCGCCGCCACGTCGGTGGCCGAACGGGTGGGCGGGGCCGGCCGGGTCGCAGTGCTCGCGACCCCCACCGCATCGACGGTGCTCGCGATCACCGGCTGCCTCATCGCCGGCGTGCCCTTCGTACCGATCCCGCCCGATGTCGGGGTCGCCGAGCGGGCGCACATCCTGACCGATTCCGGTGCCCAGGGTTGGCTCGGCGAGCTGCCCGACGACCCGGCCGGCTTGCCCCACGTGCCGGTGCGGCTACATGCCCGCTCGTGGCATCGCTACGCCGAACCGCACCCCGCGTCAGCGGCTTACATCATGTACACCTCCGGTACCACCGGTGCCCCGAAGGGCGTGCAGACCAGTCGACGGGCGATCGCCGCCGATATCGACGCGCTGGCCGCAGCCTGGCAGTGGACCCCCGACGACGTCCTGGTGCACGGGTTGCCGATGTTCCACGTGCACGGGCTGGTGCT
Proteins encoded:
- a CDS encoding NUDIX domain-containing protein, which codes for MDHIRRTGSREVYRNPWMTLREDAIRRPDGTPGIYGVVDKPTYALVIACGGGPTADLYCLVEQFRYPLGLRRWEFPQGTAPGMAETEPAELAARELREETGLTATTWTALGMLDVAPGMSSQRGRVFLATGLTEGEPELEPEEQDLRSAWFSREQIETMMRSGEITDAQSIAAWTLLLLHERTDQA